The following coding sequences are from one Sardina pilchardus chromosome 16, fSarPil1.1, whole genome shotgun sequence window:
- the LOC134059474 gene encoding cold-inducible RNA-binding protein-like: protein MSDDGKLFVGGLSFETTEQTLEEAFSQYGNISNVHVARDRETSKPRGFGFVTFENPDDAKDALEGMNGQSVDGRTIRVDRAGKPGGGGGGGYRGGGGGGGYRGGRGRGGYGGGGGYQSGGGGYGGGGDRGYGGGGDRSYSRGGGGGYSRSGGYNSGGGGGGGGY, encoded by the coding sequence ATGTCTGACGATGGAAAACTGTTCGTCGGCGGGCTTAGCTTCGAGACAACGGAGCAAACCCTTGAAGAAGCTTTCTCTCAGTACGGGAATATCTCAAACGTTCACGTAGCCAGAGATCGGGAAACTAGTAAACCGCGAGGCTTTGGCTTCGTCACATTTGAAAACCCGGACGATGCGAAAGACGCCTTGGAGGGGATGAATGGACAGTCTGTCGACGGCAGAACGATCCGCGTGGACAGGGCCGGAAAgcctggcggtggtggtggcggcggctaccgtggcggcggaggcggcggcggatACCGTGGCGGTCGTGGAAGAGGAGGATACGGAGGCGGTGGTGGATACCAAAGCGGCGGTGGAGGATATGGAGGCGGCGGTGATCGTGGATACGGTGGCGGTGGAGATCGTAGCTACAGCagaggcggtggcggcggctaCAGCCGGAGTGGGGGCTACAACtcgggaggaggaggcggcggcggcggctactGA